The following are from one region of the Francisella opportunistica genome:
- the asnB gene encoding asparagine synthase (glutamine-hydrolyzing), which produces MCGIIGFYSFNNNLHFKNIIASLDNVSHRGPDNRGYWNSDQVTLGHTRLAIHDVSNSGHQPMFSNSGNTVIVFNGEIYNYLSIKNQLLSDYPNLEFKSNSDTEILVNAIELWGIDKTLEKCIGMFAFGVYSRKTSCLILARDRFGEKPLYFGIQNGILGFASELKALKPLKECGWRFDIDRDALATYMRYAYVPTPYSIYKNISKLNVGSYIVFDAKGNSKEYKYWDSKKVLDSEKYKDSYDQAILDLEIKLKSTLSIQMQSDVPLGAFLSGGIDSTTIVALMQSMSKDKINTFSIGFNQKEYNEAEHARAVAKHIGTNHTDMYVTERDALNVIPKLAGIYDEPFADSSQIPTYLVSKIAKSKVTVALSGDAGDELFGGYNRYFLAPNIAKKIKFAKLLKYAPDAWIKKAEILNFGKFALLADKLLKLKRVLETAKTNKDLYVLLCSQINDTSFVLGAKEYDILRDKNIYDIPQLSFQEWMMFVDSNTYMIDDILVKVDRAAMANSLETRVPFLDHNIYEFAYSLPIEYKIQGNNGKRILRDLLYKYVPESLVNRPKMGFGIPLAKWLREDLREWADNLLNYDKIHKQGYLDADLIQKYWQEHLSGKRNWQYFLWNILMFQEWLDNE; this is translated from the coding sequence GTGTGTGGAATAATTGGATTTTATTCATTTAATAATAATTTACATTTTAAAAATATAATTGCATCTTTAGATAATGTTTCTCATAGGGGGCCAGATAATAGAGGTTATTGGAACAGCGATCAAGTTACCTTAGGGCATACAAGGTTGGCAATACATGATGTTTCTAATTCTGGCCATCAGCCAATGTTCTCTAATAGCGGCAATACTGTGATAGTTTTTAATGGAGAAATATATAACTATTTATCTATAAAAAATCAGCTACTAAGTGATTATCCTAATCTTGAGTTTAAAAGTAACAGTGATACTGAGATTTTGGTTAATGCTATAGAACTTTGGGGTATAGATAAAACTTTAGAAAAATGCATAGGTATGTTTGCTTTTGGAGTTTACAGTAGAAAAACTAGTTGTTTAATACTAGCTAGAGATAGATTTGGCGAGAAACCATTATATTTTGGTATCCAAAATGGTATTTTGGGTTTTGCATCAGAATTGAAGGCACTTAAGCCATTAAAGGAATGTGGCTGGAGGTTTGATATAGATAGAGATGCTTTAGCAACATATATGAGGTATGCTTATGTGCCAACACCATACTCTATTTACAAAAATATATCTAAACTAAATGTAGGTAGTTACATAGTATTTGATGCTAAGGGTAATAGTAAGGAGTATAAATATTGGGATTCTAAAAAAGTACTAGATTCAGAAAAATATAAAGATTCGTATGATCAAGCAATCCTAGATTTAGAAATTAAGCTTAAAAGTACATTATCAATACAAATGCAGTCAGATGTTCCTCTAGGAGCATTTTTATCCGGAGGAATTGACTCAACAACTATAGTTGCTCTTATGCAAAGTATGTCTAAAGATAAGATAAACACTTTTAGTATAGGCTTTAATCAAAAAGAATATAATGAAGCTGAGCATGCAAGAGCAGTAGCAAAACATATAGGTACAAACCACACAGATATGTATGTTACAGAAAGAGATGCTCTTAATGTAATACCAAAACTTGCTGGAATATATGACGAGCCCTTTGCTGATTCATCACAAATACCAACGTATCTTGTGAGTAAAATAGCTAAGTCGAAAGTAACAGTTGCACTATCAGGTGACGCTGGTGATGAGCTCTTTGGCGGTTATAATAGATACTTTTTAGCGCCAAATATCGCTAAAAAAATCAAATTTGCTAAGCTACTTAAATATGCACCAGATGCTTGGATAAAAAAAGCTGAGATATTAAATTTTGGTAAGTTCGCTTTATTAGCAGATAAACTGCTAAAACTAAAAAGAGTTCTCGAAACAGCAAAAACAAATAAAGATCTTTATGTACTACTTTGTTCACAAATAAATGATACTAGCTTTGTGTTAGGAGCAAAAGAGTATGATATATTAAGAGATAAGAATATTTATGATATTCCACAATTATCTTTCCAAGAGTGGATGATGTTTGTTGATTCTAATACATATATGATAGATGATATATTGGTTAAGGTTGATAGAGCAGCTATGGCTAACTCTCTAGAGACAAGAGTGCCATTTTTAGATCATAATATTTATGAGTTTGCGTACTCATTACCAATTGAGTATAAAATACAAGGTAATAATGGTAAACGAATTTTAAGAGATCTGTTATATAAGTATGTGCCAGAAAGTTTGGTCAATAGGCCTAAGATGGGTTTTGGCATCCCGCTTGCTAAATGGTTAAGAGAAGATTTACGAGAGTGGGCAGATAATTTACTAAATTATGATAAAATACATAAGCAAGGTTATTTAGATGCTGATTTAATACAGAAATATTGGCAGGAGCATTTAAGCGGTAAGAGAAATTGGCAATATTTTTTATGGAATATTTTGATGTTCCAGGAGTGGTTAGACAATGAATAG
- a CDS encoding glycosyltransferase family 2 protein, whose amino-acid sequence MNRYPLVSIFLPVYNAEKHIEECLNSILCQTYKNFEIVISDDSSQDRTQDILKEYKNKYPKIIRLYLQKKNLGITANCNFLLSKCEGEYICFFAGDDVMLPTKIEKQLHFMENNLNYSICGTSTILIDDRSRKIGKIRTKRRNFNYKDVLITGNSIVPVPSYFVRASMIKHNYDVRIPVASDYLFFFKIAMEGNIYVLKDFLTKYRVHYSSSKVLGYDTDFLITLAIIEAQFPFLGKPIRKAKVIWYYFQMIKSVRHKQYRNLIGFMFSSVRLAPIYFPYFFFKKVFERLLRNV is encoded by the coding sequence ATGAATAGGTATCCTTTAGTTAGTATTTTCCTTCCTGTATATAATGCTGAGAAACATATAGAAGAATGTTTAAATTCTATTTTATGTCAGACATATAAAAACTTTGAAATAGTTATATCTGATGATTCATCTCAAGATAGAACGCAAGATATATTAAAAGAGTATAAAAATAAATATCCAAAAATAATAAGATTATATTTACAAAAAAAAAATTTAGGAATAACAGCTAATTGTAATTTTTTATTGTCAAAATGTGAAGGTGAATATATATGTTTTTTTGCTGGCGATGATGTAATGTTGCCTACAAAAATAGAAAAACAACTTCATTTTATGGAGAATAACTTAAATTATTCAATATGTGGCACAAGCACTATTCTTATTGATGATAGAAGTAGAAAAATAGGGAAGATTAGAACTAAGAGAAGGAATTTTAATTATAAGGATGTTTTAATAACTGGAAATTCAATTGTGCCTGTACCGAGCTACTTTGTTAGGGCTAGTATGATAAAACATAATTATGATGTAAGGATCCCTGTGGCATCTGATTATTTATTTTTCTTTAAAATAGCTATGGAGGGTAATATCTATGTACTAAAAGATTTTTTAACAAAATATAGAGTGCATTACTCATCTTCAAAAGTATTAGGGTACGATACAGACTTTTTAATTACTTTAGCTATAATTGAGGCACAATTTCCATTTTTAGGAAAACCTATTAGAAAAGCAAAAGTAATATGGTATTATTTTCAAATGATAAAAAGTGTTAGACATAAGCAGTATAGAAACCTTATTGGTTTTATGTTCTCTAGTGTAAGATTGGCTCCAATATATTTTCCATATTTCTTTTTTAAGAAAGTTTTTGAGAGGTTATTAAGAAATGTTTAA
- a CDS encoding sugar 3,4-ketoisomerase has protein sequence MFKLLSFEVISDQRGNLISLEQNKNIPFGIKRVYYIYGTKENVRRGYHAHRNLQQVLICVSGSCKVLIDDGKSKENIVLDSPDKGLQISGLVWREMYDFSPDCVLMVLASDFYDESDYIRNYSDFMKEVRDAKK, from the coding sequence ATGTTTAAATTATTGAGCTTTGAAGTTATATCAGATCAAAGGGGTAACTTGATTTCATTAGAACAAAATAAAAATATCCCTTTTGGTATAAAGAGGGTTTATTATATATATGGTACAAAAGAAAATGTCCGTAGAGGTTATCATGCGCATAGGAACTTACAACAGGTTTTAATTTGTGTTTCAGGAAGTTGTAAAGTTTTGATTGATGATGGTAAGAGTAAGGAAAATATTGTGCTTGATTCACCTGATAAAGGACTACAGATATCAGGGCTTGTTTGGAGGGAAATGTATGATTTCTCTCCTGATTGTGTACTTATGGTTTTAGCTAGTGACTTTTATGATGAAAGTGATTATATTAGGAATTATAGTGATTTTATGAAGGAAGTTCGCGATGCAAAAAAATAA
- a CDS encoding acetyltransferase yields MQKNKKLIIVGSGETALIAYEYFHYDSEYEVEAFSVSEKYLQDTSLYGLPVAALETLEEKYSISDYEVYVAISSGKLNRNRTKVFDEVKAKGYKCASYVSSKAFVWKNVEVGENCFIFENNTLQPFVKVGNNVTLWSGNHIGHNTVIKDNCFISSHCVISGFCEIGENSFLGVNCTIENNIKIAKDNFIGARALIQKDTPERAFYQEKQTELSKVDCHRLFRIKE; encoded by the coding sequence ATGCAAAAAAATAAAAAGCTTATTATTGTTGGTAGTGGTGAAACTGCTTTAATTGCTTATGAATATTTTCATTATGATTCCGAGTATGAGGTAGAGGCGTTTAGTGTTAGTGAAAAATACTTACAAGATACTAGTTTGTATGGCTTACCAGTTGCTGCTTTAGAAACTTTAGAAGAAAAATACTCCATTAGTGATTATGAAGTATATGTTGCAATAAGTTCAGGAAAACTAAATAGAAACAGGACTAAGGTGTTTGATGAAGTAAAAGCTAAAGGCTATAAATGTGCTAGTTATGTTAGTTCAAAGGCTTTTGTCTGGAAAAATGTTGAAGTGGGTGAAAATTGTTTTATATTTGAGAATAATACGCTACAACCATTTGTTAAAGTTGGGAATAATGTGACTCTTTGGAGTGGCAATCACATTGGACATAATACTGTTATAAAAGACAATTGTTTTATATCTTCTCATTGTGTAATCTCTGGCTTTTGTGAAATAGGAGAGAACAGTTTCCTTGGAGTGAACTGTACTATTGAAAATAATATTAAAATTGCAAAAGATAACTTTATCGGTGCTAGAGCTCTTATACAGAAAGATACACCCGAGAGAGCATTTTATCAAGAAAAACAAACAGAATTGTCTAAAGTTGATTGTCATAGATTATTTAGAATCAAGGAATAA
- a CDS encoding GNAT family N-acetyltransferase has product MQVLKYTFNKKQEWDLFVTNAKNSHFMFYRDYMEYHSDRFEDSSLMFYDDKNKLLAIFPANIRDNVLYSHQGLTFGGFIIDKDMKQKKLLDSFKSLKEFAQKENLAKVLYKGLPTIYHQIPSQEDLYGLFINDAKLVRLDSSSCLDLNENVKLPKGRKASISKARRESVHIEESNDFNAFIELENKVLQAQHNSQAVHSGEQLLLLKQRFPDNIKLYLARTRENLLVAGALLFIWRDVVHTQYLANDFVGRELGALDLLIKELIDEYRNKGYKYFNFGISNEDNGRYLNEGLIAQKESFGARTIAFSQYEIKV; this is encoded by the coding sequence ATGCAAGTACTAAAGTATACATTTAATAAAAAACAAGAGTGGGATTTGTTCGTAACGAATGCAAAAAATTCGCATTTTATGTTTTATAGAGATTATATGGAGTATCATTCTGATAGATTTGAAGATAGTTCTCTAATGTTCTATGATGATAAGAATAAGTTATTAGCAATTTTTCCTGCAAATATAAGAGATAATGTTTTATATTCACATCAGGGCTTAACATTTGGCGGTTTTATTATTGACAAAGATATGAAACAAAAAAAGCTACTTGATTCTTTTAAATCGCTAAAAGAGTTTGCTCAAAAAGAAAATTTAGCTAAAGTGCTATATAAAGGCTTGCCAACTATTTATCATCAAATACCTTCACAAGAAGATTTGTATGGATTATTTATAAATGATGCTAAACTTGTGCGATTAGATTCGTCATCATGTCTAGATTTGAATGAAAATGTTAAACTCCCTAAGGGGCGAAAAGCTAGTATATCAAAGGCTCGAAGAGAAAGTGTGCATATAGAGGAAAGTAATGACTTTAATGCTTTCATTGAGCTCGAGAATAAAGTCCTTCAAGCTCAACATAATTCTCAAGCTGTACACTCAGGTGAGCAATTATTATTACTTAAACAAAGATTTCCAGATAATATAAAGCTATACTTAGCAAGAACGAGAGAAAATCTTTTAGTTGCTGGAGCGTTATTGTTTATATGGAGAGATGTTGTCCATACTCAGTATTTAGCTAATGATTTTGTCGGTAGAGAACTCGGGGCATTAGATCTACTTATTAAAGAACTAATAGATGAGTATAGAAATAAAGGTTATAAATATTTTAATTTTGGGATATCTAACGAGGATAATGGAAGATATCTAAATGAAGGATTAATAGCACAAAAAGAAAGCTTTGGTGCAAGGACAATAGCTTTTTCACAATATGAGATAAAGGTTTAA
- a CDS encoding DegT/DnrJ/EryC1/StrS family aminotransferase codes for MIKFLDLQKINSIYQQELKDGCARVIDSGWYIRGTECEAFEKEFAEYCGTRYAVGVANGLDALILIIRAYKELGIFKSGDEIIVPANTYIASILAISANDMVPVLVEPNLDDYLLDANKIEEAITAKTVAIMSVHLYGQTCQMDKINAIAKKYNLKVIEDSAQSHGAYFADKRSGNLGDASGFSFYPGKNLGALGDAGAVTTNDKALADTITALANYGSHEKYKNLYKGTNSRLDEIQAAMLRVKLKYLEKDIQCRREIADYYLANISNQKIVLPKLRDKNNHVWHLFVIRAENRDKLQKYLLDNGIQTVIHYPIAPHHQQAYSEWNSDNYPISEQIHNQVLSLPIGQHLSMDDVKKVVDIINKY; via the coding sequence ATGATCAAATTTTTAGACTTACAAAAAATAAACAGTATATACCAACAAGAGTTAAAAGATGGTTGTGCTAGAGTTATAGATAGTGGCTGGTATATTCGTGGTACTGAGTGTGAAGCTTTTGAAAAAGAGTTTGCAGAGTATTGTGGTACAAGATATGCTGTAGGTGTAGCTAATGGTTTGGATGCACTTATTCTTATTATCAGAGCGTATAAAGAGCTAGGGATCTTTAAGTCTGGTGATGAGATTATAGTTCCTGCAAATACTTATATTGCTAGTATTTTAGCGATATCTGCCAATGATATGGTGCCTGTGTTAGTGGAGCCGAATTTAGATGACTACTTACTAGATGCTAATAAAATTGAAGAAGCTATTACAGCTAAAACCGTTGCGATTATGTCAGTACATTTATATGGACAAACCTGTCAGATGGACAAAATAAATGCTATAGCTAAAAAGTATAACCTTAAAGTTATAGAAGACTCTGCTCAATCTCATGGCGCATATTTTGCAGATAAGAGATCGGGGAATCTTGGTGATGCAAGTGGCTTTAGCTTCTATCCAGGCAAAAACTTAGGAGCCTTAGGTGATGCTGGTGCTGTGACTACTAATGATAAAGCTTTAGCAGATACAATTACAGCTTTGGCAAATTATGGTAGCCATGAGAAGTACAAAAATCTCTATAAGGGTACTAATAGTCGTCTTGATGAAATACAAGCAGCTATGTTAAGAGTGAAATTAAAATATCTAGAGAAAGATATACAGTGTCGTAGAGAGATAGCAGATTATTATCTTGCTAATATTAGTAATCAAAAGATTGTTCTACCAAAGCTTAGAGATAAAAATAATCACGTTTGGCATTTATTTGTGATTAGAGCAGAAAATAGAGATAAATTACAAAAATATCTATTGGATAACGGTATTCAAACCGTTATTCATTATCCTATAGCGCCACATCATCAGCAAGCTTACAGTGAGTGGAATAGTGATAACTATCCAATATCAGAGCAGATTCATAACCAAGTTTTGAGTCTACCTATAGGTCAGCATTTATCTATGGATGACGTTAAAAAAGTAGTTGATATAATCAATAAATACTAA
- a CDS encoding O-antigen translocase: MNLWKTSFFTIIATLATLVSTFVVAKFIAIFAGAAAFGLFGQFISFVNIMQIGSGGIVQTGVVKYIAEYKNDENSKDRIISTATSLVTVFSLVSGVIVAIFSQQLSQLVLGTSSYYWLFICFGLTLYGYVMSQLIRSIFNGLNKMKEYATFSVISSIISVLVIPILAYFYQTNGVLLGFVLGQALLFIVVLIFTKITKIKLFLLEIKLRNPWTKKLLIFSIMSVVSGLSLPLAQIFLRNYVAEHSNWTDVGYWQAILRISDAYLLLITTVISTYALPKYSSVKCNQELRKEVFYLLKVIVPIVFFMALCIYLLRHLVIVILFSKSFMPMENLFHFQLLGDVIKIAAWIVANTFLAKAAVKIFIVLEIGFTLSFVVLSIIFFNMYGLHGLTIGFFVNYIMYFTTCLIIFLYKFREEGK; this comes from the coding sequence ATGAATCTTTGGAAAACATCTTTTTTTACAATTATAGCTACACTTGCTACATTGGTATCTACTTTCGTAGTAGCTAAATTTATTGCAATATTTGCTGGTGCTGCAGCGTTTGGCTTGTTTGGTCAGTTTATATCATTTGTTAATATTATGCAGATTGGTTCTGGCGGTATAGTACAGACAGGTGTAGTTAAATATATAGCCGAATATAAAAATGATGAAAATTCAAAAGATAGAATTATTAGTACAGCTACATCTTTAGTTACAGTATTTTCATTAGTTTCTGGGGTAATAGTTGCGATATTCTCTCAGCAGTTATCACAGTTAGTATTAGGGACATCATCATATTATTGGCTCTTTATATGTTTTGGGCTTACTTTATATGGCTATGTGATGAGTCAGCTTATTAGATCTATTTTTAATGGTCTTAATAAGATGAAGGAGTATGCGACTTTTTCAGTTATTTCAAGTATTATATCTGTGCTAGTTATACCTATACTTGCATATTTTTATCAAACCAATGGAGTGCTATTAGGTTTCGTCTTAGGTCAAGCTTTGCTATTTATAGTTGTGCTTATTTTCACAAAGATAACTAAGATTAAATTATTTCTACTAGAAATTAAGCTTAGAAATCCCTGGACAAAAAAATTACTTATTTTCTCGATAATGTCTGTTGTATCTGGATTATCTTTACCATTAGCTCAAATCTTTTTGAGAAACTATGTAGCTGAGCATTCTAACTGGACAGATGTTGGATATTGGCAAGCAATACTTAGAATATCTGATGCCTATTTACTGCTAATAACTACAGTTATATCAACTTACGCACTACCTAAATATTCATCAGTAAAATGTAACCAAGAATTGAGAAAAGAAGTTTTTTATCTTCTTAAGGTAATTGTTCCGATAGTATTTTTTATGGCATTATGTATTTATTTGTTAAGACATTTAGTCATTGTTATTTTATTTTCAAAAAGTTTTATGCCGATGGAAAACTTATTCCATTTTCAACTTTTGGGTGATGTTATCAAAATAGCAGCTTGGATTGTAGCAAACACTTTTTTAGCTAAAGCAGCGGTTAAAATATTTATAGTTTTAGAAATAGGGTTTACATTGTCTTTTGTGGTATTGTCTATAATATTCTTTAATATGTATGGATTACATGGGCTTACAATTGGCTTTTTTGTTAACTATATCATGTATTTTACAACTTGCTTAATCATTTTTTTATATAAATTTAGGGAAGAAGGAAAATGA
- the rfbA gene encoding glucose-1-phosphate thymidylyltransferase RfbA, whose translation MKGIILAGGSGTRLYPLTLGVSKQLLPVYDKPLLYYPLSVLMLAGIREILIISTVRDIPLIQELLGDGSQFGIELSYKIQPSPDGLAQAFILGEEFLAGDSACLILGDNIYYGQGMTTMLESARVQCESAAGGACVFGYYVNDPHRYGIVEFDKQKNVISVEEKPQNPKSHYAITGLYFYDNNVVEYAKQVKPSMRGELEITSLNELYLKQNKLNVELLGRGFAWLDAGTHDSLLESGQYVATIEKRQGLKIACLEEIAWRKGFISTQQVLAQADKLSKTDYGQYLNSLIKDEL comes from the coding sequence ATGAAAGGAATAATTCTAGCAGGTGGCAGTGGCACAAGACTATATCCACTTACCTTAGGTGTTAGTAAACAGTTATTACCTGTTTATGACAAGCCATTACTATACTATCCACTATCTGTGCTTATGCTTGCAGGTATTAGGGAGATATTAATTATCTCTACAGTGCGTGATATCCCACTTATCCAAGAACTTCTAGGCGATGGTTCACAGTTTGGTATAGAGCTTAGCTACAAGATTCAACCATCTCCAGATGGGCTTGCTCAGGCATTTATTCTTGGTGAGGAGTTTTTGGCAGGTGATTCAGCTTGTTTGATATTAGGAGATAATATTTATTATGGTCAAGGTATGACTACAATGCTAGAGTCTGCAAGAGTACAGTGTGAAAGTGCAGCTGGTGGTGCTTGTGTTTTTGGTTATTATGTTAATGATCCGCATAGATATGGTATAGTCGAATTTGATAAGCAAAAAAATGTAATTTCGGTAGAGGAAAAGCCACAAAATCCTAAATCACACTATGCTATCACAGGCTTATATTTTTATGATAATAACGTTGTTGAGTATGCTAAACAAGTCAAACCATCTATGCGTGGTGAGCTAGAGATTACTTCACTTAATGAATTATATTTAAAGCAGAATAAACTAAATGTTGAGCTTTTGGGGCGTGGTTTCGCTTGGCTAGATGCTGGTACGCATGATTCATTGCTAGAGTCAGGTCAATATGTGGCAACTATAGAGAAAAGACAAGGGCTTAAAATCGCATGTTTGGAAGAAATTGCATGGCGTAAAGGCTTTATCTCAACACAGCAGGTTTTAGCTCAAGCTGATAAACTTTCTAAGACAGATTATGGTCAGTATCTAAATAGTTTGATTAAGGATGAATTATAG
- a CDS encoding helix-turn-helix domain-containing protein, giving the protein MDIIQIGQEIANIRKSKKISQQKMSDDINISRTTISNIENGSVTDVGIKKIIRIIDYLGYEISFKEKSLFPVFEDLLNG; this is encoded by the coding sequence ATGGATATAATACAAATAGGTCAAGAAATAGCAAATATTCGTAAAAGCAAAAAAATCTCTCAGCAAAAAATGAGTGATGATATAAATATTTCTAGAACTACTATAAGCAATATAGAAAATGGTAGTGTCACAGATGTGGGTATCAAGAAAATTATTAGGATTATTGATTATTTAGGTTACGAGATTTCTTTTAAAGAAAAGTCTTTATTTCCAGTTTTTGAGGATCTGCTGAATGGATAA
- a CDS encoding type II toxin-antitoxin system HipA family toxin: MDKLQVKVIDKQIGCLIYSDNEYVFDYSSDIASDFVSLTMPVRAKDYIHSKLHPIFEMNLPEGYLLSIIKKHFAKITNINDFVLLKLMFPSIRGRISYDNTDVVKDELFLDDVLHSENKNLFDELVSRFALRSPLSGVQPKVLVNITEKATLKVNNYIIKSWGQEYKELALNEYYCMLAVKKAGIPTPEFYISDDEKLFVMKRFDILDDDSCLGFEDMCVLMAKHRDDKYDGTCEQIVKTIKTFVSPSNRRAALINFFKMTVMNYLLKNGDAHLKNFGLLYRDIYNIDLAPAYDVVCTTAYIDKDIPALHLLGSKKWWGKKFLLKFGITHCDLGKAEVDKYFDECINSVKLVVEIMKNRLAKETNQDKVIILNKMINIFESNISND; encoded by the coding sequence ATGGATAAACTACAAGTAAAAGTCATTGATAAGCAGATAGGTTGCTTAATCTACAGTGACAATGAATATGTATTTGATTATAGCTCAGATATAGCTTCAGATTTTGTTTCATTGACTATGCCTGTCAGAGCAAAAGATTATATTCATTCCAAGCTTCATCCAATTTTTGAGATGAACCTCCCAGAAGGCTATTTGCTATCAATTATCAAAAAGCATTTTGCAAAAATAACAAATATCAATGATTTTGTTTTACTAAAACTAATGTTCCCCTCGATTAGAGGCAGAATTAGCTATGATAATACTGATGTGGTCAAAGATGAATTGTTTTTAGATGATGTTTTACACTCTGAGAATAAGAATTTATTTGATGAGTTAGTAAGTAGATTTGCTCTAAGGTCACCATTAAGTGGAGTACAGCCTAAGGTTCTTGTTAATATAACTGAGAAAGCTACATTAAAAGTGAATAATTATATTATTAAATCATGGGGACAAGAGTATAAAGAGCTTGCACTAAATGAGTATTATTGTATGTTAGCTGTAAAAAAGGCTGGTATTCCTACACCAGAATTTTATATCTCTGATGATGAGAAGCTTTTTGTGATGAAAAGATTTGATATTCTTGATGATGATAGTTGTCTTGGATTTGAGGATATGTGTGTTCTCATGGCTAAGCACAGAGATGATAAATATGATGGTACTTGTGAGCAAATTGTCAAAACAATTAAAACATTTGTAAGTCCCTCAAATAGACGAGCGGCTTTAATCAACTTTTTTAAAATGACTGTTATGAACTATTTGCTTAAAAATGGCGATGCCCATCTTAAGAATTTTGGTCTATTATACAGAGATATTTATAATATTGATTTAGCACCAGCGTATGATGTGGTTTGTACTACAGCTTATATTGATAAAGATATACCAGCTCTACATCTATTAGGAAGTAAAAAATGGTGGGGCAAAAAGTTCTTATTAAAATTTGGTATTACACATTGCGACCTTGGAAAAGCAGAAGTTGATAAATACTTTGATGAATGTATAAACTCAGTTAAATTAGTTGTAGAGATTATGAAAAATCGCTTAGCTAAAGAAACAAATCAAGATAAAGTGATTATCTTAAATAAAATGATCAATATATTTGAGTCTAATATATCAAATGATTAA
- the rfbB gene encoding dTDP-glucose 4,6-dehydratase, which produces MKYKPKNILVTGAAGFIGSNYVRMMLLRYNDVRIVSYDKLTYAGSMDNLVDLENQQNHIFIKGDICDEQLVADVLRKYNIDTIVHFAAESHVDNSIANPKVFLETNVIGTFTLLDCAKRYWLDELGLDETSCRFHHVSTDEVYGTLSKDDPAFTETKAYEPNSPYSASKAGSDHIARAYYHTYKLPVTISNCSNNYGPYQHPEKLIPVVINSCINQKSIPVYGDGSNIRDWLYVEDHCDAIQTVIEKGIVGEVYNIGGINEVDNLTLVKTICKLMDQYKPENAPHNKLISFVEDRKGHDWRYAIDNSKIQNELRWKPSQDFDKMFRQTIEFYLK; this is translated from the coding sequence ATGAAATACAAACCAAAAAATATACTAGTAACAGGGGCGGCGGGATTTATTGGTAGTAATTATGTACGCATGATGTTATTACGCTATAATGATGTCAGAATAGTATCTTACGATAAGCTAACTTATGCTGGTAGTATGGATAATCTAGTAGATTTAGAAAATCAGCAAAATCATATTTTTATAAAAGGAGATATATGTGATGAGCAACTAGTCGCCGATGTTTTGAGAAAATATAATATAGATACTATCGTGCATTTTGCTGCAGAATCGCATGTTGATAACTCAATTGCTAATCCAAAAGTGTTTTTAGAAACAAATGTGATAGGTACATTTACACTTTTAGATTGTGCGAAAAGGTATTGGTTAGATGAGCTAGGTTTAGATGAAACTAGTTGTAGATTTCATCATGTATCTACAGATGAGGTTTATGGGACACTGTCAAAAGATGATCCAGCATTTACTGAAACAAAAGCGTATGAACCAAACTCACCATATTCGGCATCTAAGGCAGGTTCTGATCATATTGCTAGAGCATATTATCACACTTATAAACTTCCGGTAACAATCTCAAATTGTTCAAATAACTATGGGCCATACCAACATCCAGAGAAATTAATCCCTGTAGTGATAAATAGTTGTATAAACCAAAAGTCTATTCCTGTCTATGGTGATGGTTCGAATATTCGTGATTGGCTATATGTAGAAGATCACTGTGATGCTATTCAGACAGTTATTGAAAAAGGGATAGTTGGTGAGGTTTATAATATAGGTGGTATAAACGAGGTTGATAATTTAACTTTAGTAAAGACTATTTGTAAGCTAATGGATCAATATAAGCCAGAGAATGCTCCACATAATAAGCTAATAAGCTTTGTAGAAGATAGAAAAGGTCATGATTGGCGTTATGCTATTGATAACAGCAAGATTCAGAATGAGCTGAGGTGGAAGCCGTCACAAGATTTTGACAAGATGTTTAGACAAACTATTGAGTTTTATCTAAAGTGA